Proteins encoded together in one Lysinibacillus sp. FSL K6-0232 window:
- a CDS encoding ArsR/SmtB family transcription factor → MTKEICETMQINEAAVTRVQQQMPDLSGVAKFLKALSDATRLKIAYALTLEDELCVCDIAAVIGSSVATASHHLRYLKDNHLAKSRRKGKQMYYSLADEHVYQIVTIAYEHAKEGIVNDSNAD, encoded by the coding sequence ATGACAAAGGAAATATGTGAAACAATGCAGATAAATGAAGCGGCAGTTACAAGAGTACAGCAACAAATGCCAGATTTATCGGGTGTTGCTAAATTTTTAAAAGCATTATCAGATGCAACAAGGTTGAAAATTGCCTATGCTTTAACATTAGAAGATGAGCTATGTGTCTGCGATATTGCTGCTGTTATTGGTTCATCAGTTGCAACAGCTTCACATCATTTACGTTATTTAAAGGACAATCATTTAGCGAAATCACGCCGTAAAGGAAAGCAAATGTATTACTCCTTGGCGGATGAGCATGTATATCAAATTGTAACAATTGCCTATGAACATGCGAAAGAGGGGATTGTGAATGACAGTAACGCCGATTAA
- a CDS encoding exodeoxyribonuclease III has translation MKFISWNVNGIRACIGKGFLEFFHHIDADFFCVQEIKCQAGQVELALDGYQQYWNYAQKKGYSGTAIFTKHTPLSVSYGVGDEDSQDEGRIITLEYNDFYLVNVYTPNAQRDLARLPLRLEWEDRLALYLRELDSKKPVIYCGDLNVAHTEIDLKNAKSNIGNSGFTYEERAKMSELLAHGFVDSFRYKHPDETDHYTWWSYMNKVRERNIGWRIDYFIVSERLKAQIAAATIHPHIMGSDHCPIELQLGELAQSNQL, from the coding sequence GTGAAATTCATATCTTGGAATGTAAATGGGATACGAGCCTGTATAGGTAAAGGTTTTTTAGAGTTTTTTCATCATATAGATGCGGACTTTTTTTGTGTACAGGAAATTAAATGTCAGGCTGGGCAAGTAGAGCTTGCACTTGATGGCTACCAGCAATATTGGAATTATGCACAGAAAAAGGGCTATTCAGGAACTGCTATATTTACGAAGCATACGCCATTATCTGTTAGCTATGGTGTTGGAGATGAAGATTCTCAGGATGAGGGCAGAATTATTACATTAGAGTATAACGATTTTTATTTAGTAAATGTTTATACACCTAATGCACAGCGTGACTTAGCAAGATTACCGCTGCGTTTAGAGTGGGAGGACCGCTTGGCACTGTATTTAAGAGAGCTTGATAGCAAGAAGCCTGTTATTTACTGTGGCGATTTAAACGTGGCGCATACGGAAATTGATTTAAAAAATGCTAAGTCAAATATCGGCAATTCAGGATTTACATACGAGGAGCGTGCGAAAATGTCTGAGCTGCTGGCACATGGCTTTGTGGACTCCTTCCGCTATAAGCATCCTGATGAAACAGACCATTATACATGGTGGTCTTATATGAATAAAGTACGTGAGCGTAATATTGGCTGGCGTATTGATTATTTTATTGTGTCTGAGCGATTAAAGGCACAAATTGCTGCAGCGACAATCCATCCGCATATTATGGGCAGCGATCATTGTCCGATTGAATTACAGCTTGGAGAACTCGCTCAATCCAATCAATTATAA
- a CDS encoding heavy metal translocating P-type ATPase: MTVTPIKQEYRLQNLSCASCAAKFEKNVKASPKVEDAKVNFGASKITIIGTISVDEIEEAGAFDGIKVTQLANRTLEPATPFYRKKENILASLSLLFVILGYIFAAQQGEAYPLPVGMFIIAILVGGIGIFKVGFRNLVRFEFDMKTLMTIAIIGAAIIGEWEEAAVVVFLFAVSEALEAYSMDKARQSIRGLMDIAPPTAIIKRAHGEHFHELELPTEDIKIGDILIVKPGQKIAMDGIVISGISAVNQAAITGESIPVNKTVNDEVFAGTLNEEGALEVRVTKRVEDTTIAKIIHLVEEAQAEKAPSQQFVDRFAKYYTPAIMIVALLVAVIPPLFVGDWQHWIYQGLAVLVVGCPCALVVSTPVAIVTAIGNAARQGVLIKGGIYLEQLGHIEAIAFDKTGTLTKGQPAVTDILTMDNWSEDYVLQLVAAVEKQSQHPLAKAILTLLHNKNLPELVSSDFQSVTGKGAYATVNHHIVYVGSIKWAATLTTIDKNIEKQVQQLQKQGKTVVAAVCQSELIGLIGIADQVRDESKSVLQKLKALKVKHMVMLTGDAEPTAQAIAKSLAITDMRASLLPEEKLMAIKDLRTQFGAVAMVGDGVNDAPALATANVGIAMGGAGTDAALETADIALMGDDLTKLPYTIGLSRKTLRIIKENIIFALALKLIALLLVIPGWLTLWIAIFADMGATLLVVFNSLRLIKAKM, from the coding sequence ATGACAGTAACGCCGATTAAACAAGAATACAGACTACAAAATTTATCCTGTGCTAGCTGTGCAGCAAAATTCGAAAAAAATGTTAAAGCTTCTCCAAAGGTAGAGGATGCAAAAGTTAACTTTGGAGCTTCTAAAATAACCATTATTGGTACAATTAGTGTAGATGAAATTGAAGAAGCTGGAGCTTTCGATGGCATCAAAGTTACTCAATTAGCCAACAGAACATTAGAACCAGCTACACCGTTCTATCGTAAAAAGGAAAATATTTTAGCAAGCCTTTCTTTATTATTTGTTATTTTAGGGTATATATTCGCTGCCCAACAAGGAGAGGCATATCCACTGCCAGTAGGAATGTTTATTATTGCTATTCTTGTAGGTGGTATAGGTATTTTTAAAGTAGGCTTCCGTAATTTAGTCCGTTTTGAATTTGATATGAAAACATTGATGACTATTGCGATTATTGGCGCTGCGATTATTGGGGAATGGGAAGAAGCGGCAGTTGTTGTATTTTTATTTGCCGTTAGTGAGGCACTTGAAGCCTACTCAATGGATAAAGCACGACAATCTATTCGTGGATTAATGGATATCGCTCCACCAACAGCTATTATTAAAAGAGCACATGGTGAGCATTTTCATGAGCTTGAGCTACCAACAGAGGATATTAAGATTGGTGATATTTTAATTGTTAAGCCAGGGCAAAAAATTGCGATGGATGGTATTGTTATTAGCGGTATTTCAGCGGTTAATCAAGCAGCGATTACAGGTGAATCAATTCCAGTTAATAAAACCGTAAATGATGAAGTATTTGCAGGTACATTAAATGAGGAAGGTGCACTTGAAGTACGTGTGACAAAACGTGTGGAGGATACAACGATTGCCAAAATTATCCATCTTGTAGAAGAAGCACAGGCAGAAAAGGCTCCTTCACAGCAATTTGTAGATCGTTTTGCTAAATATTATACACCAGCTATTATGATTGTCGCTTTGCTAGTAGCTGTTATTCCACCTCTGTTTGTGGGGGATTGGCAACATTGGATTTATCAAGGCTTAGCTGTGTTAGTAGTAGGATGTCCTTGTGCGCTTGTTGTTTCTACACCTGTAGCTATTGTAACGGCGATTGGTAATGCGGCAAGGCAAGGTGTGTTGATTAAAGGCGGTATTTATTTAGAGCAGTTAGGGCATATCGAGGCAATAGCTTTTGATAAAACAGGCACATTAACAAAAGGTCAGCCTGCTGTAACAGATATTTTAACAATGGACAATTGGTCAGAGGACTATGTATTACAGCTAGTGGCAGCAGTGGAAAAGCAGTCCCAGCATCCTTTAGCGAAAGCTATTTTAACCTTATTGCATAATAAAAACCTACCAGAGCTTGTGTCGAGTGATTTTCAATCAGTAACAGGTAAGGGAGCCTATGCGACTGTTAATCATCACATTGTTTATGTAGGAAGTATAAAGTGGGCTGCTACACTAACAACTATCGATAAAAATATCGAAAAGCAAGTTCAGCAGCTACAAAAGCAAGGAAAAACTGTAGTGGCAGCTGTTTGCCAAAGCGAGCTAATTGGACTGATCGGCATTGCAGACCAAGTACGTGATGAGAGTAAAAGCGTATTACAAAAATTAAAAGCCTTAAAAGTAAAACATATGGTGATGCTAACAGGTGATGCAGAGCCAACTGCACAAGCGATTGCTAAGTCTTTAGCGATAACAGATATGCGTGCTAGTTTATTACCCGAAGAAAAATTAATGGCAATAAAGGATTTACGTACACAGTTTGGTGCAGTAGCAATGGTTGGGGATGGTGTGAATGATGCACCAGCACTCGCTACAGCAAATGTTGGTATTGCTATGGGTGGTGCAGGAACAGATGCAGCTCTTGAAACGGCAGATATTGCTTTAATGGGTGATGATTTAACAAAGCTACCATACACAATTGGCTTAAGCAGAAAAACATTACGCATTATTAAAGAAAATATTATATTTGCCCTAGCATTAAAATTAATTGCCCTATTGCTTGTAATTCCAGGATGGTTAACCTTATGGATAGCTATTTTTGCAGATATGGGTGCTACGCTCTTAGTTGTGTTTAATTCATTACGACTAATTAAAGCAAAAATGTAG
- a CDS encoding winged helix-turn-helix transcriptional regulator, with product MDETTLCPRLAKAMDLIGKRWTGLILYQLLDGPQRFNEIESALPISGRLLSERLKELEKEGIVERKVYTEVPVRVEYSLTDKGQALEGAIRNIETWATNWL from the coding sequence ATGGATGAAACAACTTTATGTCCTCGTTTAGCAAAAGCAATGGATCTAATTGGAAAACGTTGGACTGGATTAATATTATATCAGCTGCTGGATGGTCCACAGCGCTTTAATGAAATAGAATCTGCACTACCAATAAGCGGACGCCTTTTATCAGAACGACTAAAAGAGCTTGAAAAGGAAGGGATAGTTGAACGAAAAGTCTATACAGAGGTTCCTGTACGCGTTGAATATTCCTTAACAGATAAAGGGCAAGCATTAGAGGGAGCTATTCGAAATATTGAAACATGGGCAACTAACTGGCTCTAA
- the murB gene encoding UDP-N-acetylmuramate dehydrogenase, protein MTKEQWVKDLAKSINPANIKLDESLRQYTMTKLGGKADVFVLPETEEEAASVIRYAYINNIPLLMLGNGSNLVVRDGGHRGIVVTFSRLNEVRINGVHVYAQSGALIKEVSKLAAQASLTGFEFACGIPGSIGGAMAMNAGAYGGEIKDIIVSSKVLTKEGEILILSKEELELGYRQSIIAKKGYYVLSSEFQLAPGIQEEIDAKIADLTFQRESKQPLEYPSAGSVFKRPPGHFAGKLIQDSGLQGKGVGGAEVSTKHAGFIVNKGNATASDYIATIQMVQRVVKEKFGIELETEVKIVGDDL, encoded by the coding sequence ATGACAAAAGAACAATGGGTTAAGGATTTAGCGAAGAGTATTAATCCTGCCAATATTAAGCTAGATGAATCATTACGACAATATACAATGACAAAATTAGGCGGCAAAGCAGATGTATTTGTGCTTCCTGAAACAGAGGAAGAAGCAGCATCCGTTATTCGTTATGCCTATATAAATAATATTCCTTTATTAATGCTAGGTAATGGGTCTAATTTGGTTGTGCGTGACGGTGGTCATCGAGGAATTGTTGTAACATTCTCACGCTTAAATGAAGTTCGTATTAATGGCGTGCACGTTTATGCACAAAGTGGTGCACTGATTAAAGAGGTATCAAAGCTTGCGGCACAGGCTTCTTTAACAGGCTTTGAGTTTGCATGTGGTATACCTGGCTCAATCGGTGGAGCAATGGCTATGAATGCAGGCGCTTATGGTGGTGAAATTAAAGATATTATTGTTTCATCTAAGGTGTTAACAAAAGAAGGCGAAATTTTAATATTATCCAAAGAAGAGCTTGAACTTGGCTATCGACAAAGTATAATCGCAAAAAAGGGCTACTATGTGTTGTCCTCTGAATTTCAGCTAGCACCAGGTATACAGGAGGAAATCGATGCGAAGATTGCTGATTTAACATTCCAGCGAGAGTCCAAGCAACCATTAGAATATCCTTCTGCAGGCAGTGTATTTAAACGCCCACCAGGCCATTTTGCAGGAAAGCTTATTCAAGATAGCGGTCTGCAAGGTAAGGGTGTAGGTGGAGCAGAGGTTTCTACAAAGCATGCAGGCTTTATTGTGAATAAAGGAAATGCAACCGCTTCTGACTATATTGCAACAATCCAAATGGTTCAACGTGTTGTGAAGGAGAAATTTGGAATTGAATTAGAAACAGAAGTGAAAATTGTTGGTGATGATCTATAG
- a CDS encoding bifunctional 2',3'-cyclic-nucleotide 2'-phosphodiesterase/3'-nucleotidase yields MNKKLITKFLAVLLVLFAFLPFGLSANAQADNVTRGDYVKELVESLDVELGDGSSIAFTDVSKNLAPYVEKAVQLKLIKGKTATTFGPNDKLTRQQAFVISARGLVSENAPLSVLDQFKDADQIAKVHKQDLANAVAANILQAFEDRTIRPRDYVTAEQMTSIIERFVAEYKAPSTAVAVDLQILGTTDIHTNLANYNYYLDAESSELGLANTATLIEQARTKNPNTLLFDNGDLIQGTPLGSYKALESVLKPGEIHPAIAALNKLKYDAGTLGNHEFNYGLDFLDEVLNDAEYPVVNANTYDAKTKEPMFTPYIILDREVVDNAGNKHTIKVGVTGIVPTKITEWDAIHLAGKVDMQEPVEAVKEVVPEMQEAGADIIVVLSHSGIGEDTYVAGAENVGYQIAEIEGIDALITGHSHLTFPGDYKDLKNVDQEKGTINGVPTVMAGSYGSHLGVIDLKLEQQGSEWVVVDGKGSLQSIQQEGLQPSKTVLDAVKEAHEGTLAYIRQPVGETTAPIHSYFSMVQDDPSIQIVTQAQKWFIEQELKGTADENTPLLSAGAPFKAGSRNNPRDYTNIPVGPLAIKNMADIYHYDNTVATIKVTGAQAVEWLEMAAGIFTTIDPNKAEEQNIIDPEARSYNFDVLDGLTYQIDVTSPAKYDRGGNLINENANRIKNVQYNGKPIDVNQEFIIITNNYRVGGSYGATFKNADGSNVTSYAYENRQAVVDYIMATKTINPAADNNWSFVPFPANTKVVYLSAKDAQKVIPTDSNIEYLEDTEAGFAKYLIK; encoded by the coding sequence ATGAATAAGAAATTAATAACTAAATTCTTAGCGGTGCTACTAGTTTTATTTGCATTTCTGCCATTTGGATTATCTGCCAATGCACAAGCTGATAATGTAACACGCGGAGATTATGTAAAAGAATTAGTAGAAAGCTTAGATGTAGAGCTTGGTGACGGTTCTTCTATTGCCTTTACCGATGTTTCTAAAAATTTAGCGCCTTATGTAGAAAAAGCAGTCCAATTAAAGCTAATTAAGGGTAAAACAGCAACGACATTTGGTCCAAATGACAAATTAACACGTCAGCAGGCATTTGTAATCTCTGCTCGTGGACTAGTTAGTGAAAATGCACCTCTTTCAGTATTAGATCAATTTAAAGATGCAGATCAAATTGCTAAAGTGCATAAACAAGATTTAGCGAACGCTGTTGCAGCAAATATTCTTCAAGCCTTTGAGGATCGTACAATTCGTCCTCGTGACTATGTGACAGCAGAGCAAATGACAAGCATTATTGAACGCTTTGTAGCAGAATATAAAGCGCCTTCAACTGCAGTAGCTGTAGACCTTCAAATTTTAGGAACAACAGATATTCATACAAATTTAGCTAACTACAATTACTATTTAGATGCAGAATCATCTGAATTAGGCTTAGCAAATACAGCGACATTAATTGAACAAGCACGTACTAAAAATCCAAATACATTACTATTTGATAATGGGGATTTAATTCAAGGAACGCCACTAGGCTCTTATAAAGCATTAGAAAGTGTTTTAAAACCGGGCGAAATTCATCCAGCTATTGCAGCATTGAATAAGCTAAAATATGATGCTGGTACTTTAGGAAATCATGAATTCAATTATGGCTTAGACTTTTTAGATGAAGTATTAAATGATGCAGAATATCCAGTAGTAAATGCTAATACGTACGATGCCAAAACAAAAGAGCCTATGTTTACACCGTATATTATTCTTGATAGAGAAGTAGTAGATAATGCAGGAAATAAGCATACAATTAAAGTTGGTGTAACAGGCATTGTCCCAACGAAAATTACTGAATGGGATGCCATTCATTTAGCTGGAAAGGTTGATATGCAGGAGCCTGTTGAAGCAGTTAAAGAAGTAGTACCAGAAATGCAGGAGGCTGGAGCAGACATTATTGTTGTTCTTTCACATTCAGGCATTGGGGAAGATACGTATGTGGCGGGTGCTGAAAATGTTGGTTACCAAATCGCTGAAATTGAAGGTATTGATGCTTTAATTACAGGACATTCTCATTTAACATTCCCAGGTGATTATAAAGACTTGAAAAATGTAGACCAAGAAAAAGGGACAATTAATGGGGTTCCTACTGTAATGGCAGGTAGCTATGGCAGCCATCTTGGTGTTATTGATTTAAAATTAGAACAACAAGGTTCAGAATGGGTTGTAGTAGATGGAAAAGGTTCCCTACAGTCAATTCAACAAGAGGGTCTTCAGCCATCTAAAACCGTATTAGATGCCGTGAAAGAAGCACATGAAGGAACTTTAGCGTATATTCGTCAACCTGTTGGGGAAACAACTGCACCAATCCATAGCTACTTCTCAATGGTACAGGACGATCCTTCTATTCAAATTGTCACACAAGCACAGAAATGGTTTATTGAGCAAGAGTTAAAAGGTACTGCCGATGAAAATACGCCGCTTCTTTCAGCAGGTGCACCATTCAAAGCAGGCTCACGTAATAACCCACGTGACTATACAAATATTCCTGTGGGACCACTTGCTATTAAAAATATGGCAGACATTTATCATTACGACAATACTGTTGCAACAATTAAAGTGACAGGTGCGCAAGCAGTTGAATGGTTAGAAATGGCTGCTGGTATCTTTACAACAATTGATCCTAATAAAGCAGAAGAGCAAAATATTATTGATCCAGAAGCACGCTCTTATAATTTTGATGTGTTAGATGGTCTAACTTATCAAATTGATGTAACATCACCAGCAAAATATGATCGCGGTGGCAATCTTATAAATGAAAATGCAAACCGTATTAAAAATGTACAATATAATGGTAAACCAATTGATGTAAACCAAGAATTTATCATTATTACAAACAACTATCGTGTTGGTGGCTCTTATGGCGCAACATTTAAAAATGCTGACGGTTCAAATGTAACAAGCTATGCTTACGAAAATCGCCAAGCTGTTGTTGACTATATTATGGCAACAAAAACAATTAATCCTGCTGCGGATAATAACTGGTCATTTGTACCATTCCCAGCCAATACAAAGGTTGTATATCTATCTGCGAAAGATGCACAAAAAGTAATTCCAACAGATAGCAATATTGAATATTTAGAAGACACAGAAGCTGGCTTTGCTAAATATTTAATTAAATAA
- a CDS encoding YceI family protein — protein sequence MKKYAIDYSHSTISFSVRHMMVSRIHGTFESYSAEIVATDIEQMQDATITITIAVASVSTKNLDRDVHLVSPDFFDADVYPKIVFTSTYIEKLDEHNFAIHGDLTIKSVTRPIVFTATYTGNGISPWAQEVYGFQAKTKINRREFNLVYNTPLETGGVLISEDIDVVVDLELNPL from the coding sequence ATGAAGAAATATGCGATTGATTATAGCCATTCCACTATTAGCTTCTCTGTACGTCATATGATGGTTTCACGAATACATGGTACGTTTGAATCGTATAGCGCAGAAATCGTGGCAACTGATATTGAACAAATGCAAGATGCCACTATCACTATTACAATCGCAGTGGCAAGCGTTTCCACCAAAAATCTTGACCGTGATGTTCATCTCGTATCGCCTGACTTTTTTGATGCAGATGTTTATCCAAAAATAGTATTTACCTCTACATACATCGAAAAACTAGATGAGCACAATTTTGCCATTCATGGAGATTTAACAATTAAAAGCGTAACAAGGCCAATTGTCTTTACAGCAACATATACAGGTAATGGCATTAGCCCATGGGCACAAGAAGTATATGGCTTCCAAGCAAAAACAAAAATTAATCGACGAGAATTTAATTTAGTGTACAACACACCTCTAGAAACAGGCGGGGTATTAATTAGCGAAGATATAGATGTGGTTGTAGACCTTGAGTTAAACCCGTTATAA